TGGAGGGTGGGTGgggtttgtcttttttataaTGGGGTTGGATGGTGAAAGAGCCTCTGATGTCAGCAATGAGAGTGCCTCTGATCAAAAAGCTGTGTTGGTTGTCATGTACTACCATTTTCTCAAATTGTCACTGGGTTTATATTGCAGTAACAGATCACAGACTGTCCCTAGATAAAAACCTAGGACCATCATTTTACATTTGGGATATGGACAAAATCGGTCTGTTGCTTTGCTGGTGCTCAAAATCCCAAAGCAACCTCACTGACTCCAGGggattttatttcctctggTGTAGGGACACATCACAGCAAATCCAGACTAGTCAGTCTGGATGATTCTGCTCTTGCAACATGAAGGTATCTTCATCACATCCAGCACTCAGTTTCGTGCCCACCTTTCTGGTCTTGCTGTGTGATTTGTTTTTACTGCTTGCTTAAATCTGTTGTGTGTTTCCGCTTAGGCTGCTCCAAAGTAACATGCATCAGTTTAACTCGCGAAGCTTCCATCAAGCTGTCTCCCTTACATGGGAAGCAAATCTCTATTCGCTACTTGGACATGACAGACTGCTTCGTCCTGGAGGACGAAGGACTGCACACCATTGCCGCTCACTGCACTCAACTGACCCACCTGTACCTGCGCCGCTGTGTCCGCATCACCGACGAGGGTCTCCGCTACCTGATGATTTACTGCACATCCATTAAGGAACTGAGCGTGAGCGACTGTCGCTTTGTCAGTGACTTCGGCATGCGGGAGATTGCCAAGCTGGAGTCGCGCCTCCGATACCTTAGCATCGCTCACTGCGGCCGGATCACAGACGTGGGCATCCGTTACATAGCCAAATACTGCAGCAAGCTGCGCTACCTCAACGCGCGGGGCTGCGAGGGCATCACGGACCACGGTGTGGAGTACCTCGCCAAAAATTGCACAAAACTCAAATCGCTAGATATTGGCAAGTGCCCTCTGGTCTCAGACACCGGCCTGGAGTTTCTAGCCCTCAACTGCTTCAACCTGAAGCGCCTGAGCCTGAAATCCTGTGAGAGCATCACTGGGCAGGGCCTGCAGATTGTAGCTGCCAACTGTTTCGACCTGCAAATGTTGAATGTGCAGGACTGCGATGTCTCTGTGGATGCTCTGCGATTTGTTAAACGACATTGCAAGCGCTGTATTATAGAGCACACCAACCCTGCCTTCTTCTGAAAGGACACCCCACCTGTCGTTACGATGCAGTATTAAAAACACTAATGTATAAACACACGCTCCCATATTCAGTAATGCTGTCTTTTCTATAGCTCACGGGAGTCAGCTTTTCTTGTATGTTGTGGGTGAGGGGGGTTTCTAGAGGactattttgtttgcttttcgTATGATCACTTTTTAAGGTGCGGTGAGTCTCCGTGGAGAGACTGCCTTAATGCAAAAGCAATGAGTACTCAGCATCCCCAGTGGGGTGCCATTTCCATAACAGCCGTGACCTTGTCCCAGGCTACAGTAGCTACCTCCAAAGGAAATAGCACATAATCCCTCCTTTGGAAATGCTACTAAGCTGGGTCAAATACATCTGAATTCCAGC
Above is a genomic segment from Ciconia boyciana chromosome 2, ASM3463844v1, whole genome shotgun sequence containing:
- the FBXL7 gene encoding F-box/LRR-repeat protein 7 isoform X3 produces the protein MDNDSDLSMRTLSTPSPALIFPPNSPGFQNGRGSSTSSSSVTGETVAMVHSPPPTRLTHPLIRLASKHQKEQANIDRLPDHSMVQIFSFLPTNQLCRCARVCRRWYNLAWDPRLWRTIRLTGETINVDRALKVLTRRLCQDTPNVCLMLETVIVSGCRRLTDRGLYTIAQCCPELRRLEVSGCYNISNEAVFDVVSLCPNLEHLDVSGCSKVTCISLTREASIKLSPLHGKQISIRYLDMTDCFVLEDEGLHTIAAHCTQLTHLYLRRCVRITDEGLRYLMIYCTSIKELSVSDCRFVSDFGMREIAKLESRLRYLSIAHCGRITDVGIRYIAKYCSKLRYLNARGCEGITDHGVEYLAKNCTKLKSLDIGKCPLVSDTGLEFLALNCFNLKRLSLKSCESITGQGLQIVAANCFDLQMLNVQDCDVSVDALRFVKRHCKRCIIEHTNPAFF
- the FBXL7 gene encoding F-box/LRR-repeat protein 7 isoform X2; this translates as MGANNGKQYGSEGKGSSSISSDVSSSTDHTPTKAQKNAATSEDSDLSMRTLSTPSPALIFPPNSPGFQNGRGSSTSSSSVTGETVAMVHSPPPTRLTHPLIRLASKHQKEQANIDRLPDHSMVQIFSFLPTNQLCRCARVCRRWYNLAWDPRLWRTIRLTGETINVDRALKVLTRRLCQDTPNVCLMLETVIVSGCRRLTDRGLYTIAQCCPELRRLEVSGCYNISNEAVFDVVSLCPNLEHLDVSGCSKVTCISLTREASIKLSPLHGKQISIRYLDMTDCFVLEDEGLHTIAAHCTQLTHLYLRRCVRITDEGLRYLMIYCTSIKELSVSDCRFVSDFGMREIAKLESRLRYLSIAHCGRITDVGIRYIAKYCSKLRYLNARGCEGITDHGVEYLAKNCTKLKSLDIGKCPLVSDTGLEFLALNCFNLKRLSLKSCESITGQGLQIVAANCFDLQMLNVQDCDVSVDALRFVKRHCKRCIIEHTNPAFF
- the FBXL7 gene encoding F-box/LRR-repeat protein 7 isoform X4; the protein is MRTLSTPSPALIFPPNSPGFQNGRGSSTSSSSVTGETVAMVHSPPPTRLTHPLIRLASKHQKEQANIDRLPDHSMVQIFSFLPTNQLCRCARVCRRWYNLAWDPRLWRTIRLTGETINVDRALKVLTRRLCQDTPNVCLMLETVIVSGCRRLTDRGLYTIAQCCPELRRLEVSGCYNISNEAVFDVVSLCPNLEHLDVSGCSKVTCISLTREASIKLSPLHGKQISIRYLDMTDCFVLEDEGLHTIAAHCTQLTHLYLRRCVRITDEGLRYLMIYCTSIKELSVSDCRFVSDFGMREIAKLESRLRYLSIAHCGRITDVGIRYIAKYCSKLRYLNARGCEGITDHGVEYLAKNCTKLKSLDIGKCPLVSDTGLEFLALNCFNLKRLSLKSCESITGQGLQIVAANCFDLQMLNVQDCDVSVDALRFVKRHCKRCIIEHTNPAFF